A region from the Deltaproteobacteria bacterium genome encodes:
- a CDS encoding AbrB/MazE/SpoVT family DNA-binding domain-containing protein codes for MKTRVTTRGQVSIPSRIRKKFNIEPESQVIWQTEGNTIRVIPIPKDPVSAFRGKGAGRYSTEKMIRDRQDERRKGN; via the coding sequence ATGAAAACCAGGGTTACCACCAGGGGGCAGGTCTCCATTCCCTCTCGGATTAGAAAAAAATTCAACATCGAGCCCGAATCGCAGGTCATCTGGCAGACCGAGGGAAACACGATCAGGGTTATCCCCATCCCCAAAGATCCGGTATCCGCTTTCAGGGGGAAGGGGGCGGGAAGGTACTCTACCGAAAAAATGATCCGGGACCGGCAGGATGAAAGAAGGAAAGGGAATTAA
- a CDS encoding arsenate reductase ArsC encodes MKDKVLFVCVHNAARSQMAEALLKEMAGDRFEAESAGLEPGQLNPLAVEVMKEIAIDISGNQTKSAFDLFKEGRLYTHVITVCDQTSAEQCPFFPGITTRLHWSFADPSGFTGTHEEKLEKTRQVREAIREKIAAWLKELEA; translated from the coding sequence ATTAAGGATAAGGTCCTTTTTGTTTGTGTCCATAACGCAGCCCGGAGTCAGATGGCCGAGGCCTTGCTGAAAGAAATGGCCGGTGACCGCTTTGAAGCGGAGAGTGCCGGGTTGGAACCGGGGCAGTTAAATCCCCTGGCCGTGGAGGTCATGAAGGAAATCGCCATCGATATTTCCGGGAATCAGACCAAAAGTGCCTTTGATCTTTTTAAGGAGGGAAGATTATATACCCATGTGATAACGGTCTGTGATCAGACCAGCGCCGAGCAATGCCCCTTTTTTCCGGGGATCACCACCCGTCTCCACTGGAGTTTCGCCGATCCGTCAGGCTTTACCGGAACGCATGAAGAAAAATTGGAAAAGACTAGACAGGTCCGGGAGGCCATCCGGGAGAAAATTGCAGCTTGGCTGAAGGAACTTGAAGCTTAA